The Gemmatimonadota bacterium genome has a segment encoding these proteins:
- a CDS encoding ATP-binding protein — protein MFKRPFWEKKVSEAWGTRSLVWLTGVRRVGKTTLARSLEDGTGAGALYLDCELPSARREIDDPEAFLRSVRGRTVVLDEVHRLSDPAALLKIAADHFPDVRILAAGSSTLGASSKFKDTLTGRKVEVWLTPLVQADAEPFGSRGLEHRLLRGGLPPFHEAAVFPERDFQEWTDAYWARDIQELFRLERRHAFQRLFELVLASSGGIFEATRFARACEVSRQTIHNYLGVLEATFVAHLVRPWSRNANVELVSAPRVYGFDTGFVAYHKGWTSLRPEDRGVLWEHLVLNELHAHRQSRDIYYWRTKQGHEVDFVLGGRGDRPPVAIECKWSAADFDARNLATFRKLHPGGLNYVVVPEPVTVDTRVHGELEVRYVTLKDLANIARVPDQGRVVSETWLSWAR, from the coding sequence GTGTTCAAGCGACCATTCTGGGAGAAGAAGGTCTCGGAGGCCTGGGGAACACGTTCCCTGGTCTGGCTCACCGGTGTGCGGCGTGTGGGCAAGACGACACTCGCGCGGTCGCTTGAGGATGGCACAGGCGCTGGTGCGCTCTACCTCGATTGTGAGCTCCCATCAGCGCGCCGCGAAATCGATGACCCGGAGGCCTTCCTGAGGTCCGTTCGGGGTAGGACGGTTGTCCTCGATGAAGTACATCGGCTATCGGATCCGGCAGCGCTCCTCAAGATCGCGGCGGATCACTTCCCTGACGTCCGCATCCTGGCCGCGGGTTCATCGACGCTCGGCGCATCATCGAAGTTCAAGGACACCCTCACTGGTCGAAAAGTCGAGGTCTGGCTCACCCCCCTGGTGCAGGCTGACGCAGAGCCGTTCGGCAGCCGCGGGCTCGAGCATCGGCTGCTGCGCGGCGGCCTTCCGCCGTTTCACGAGGCGGCTGTCTTCCCGGAGCGCGACTTTCAGGAATGGACCGACGCCTACTGGGCGCGCGACATCCAGGAGTTGTTCCGATTGGAGCGCCGGCACGCGTTCCAGCGCCTCTTCGAGCTGGTGCTTGCGTCGAGCGGCGGGATCTTCGAGGCGACGCGCTTTGCCCGGGCGTGCGAGGTGAGTCGCCAGACCATCCACAACTATCTCGGCGTTCTCGAAGCGACCTTTGTCGCCCATCTGGTGCGGCCCTGGTCCCGCAACGCAAACGTTGAGCTGGTGAGCGCCCCGCGGGTCTACGGATTCGACACCGGGTTCGTGGCGTACCACAAGGGATGGACGTCACTGCGTCCGGAGGATCGTGGCGTGTTGTGGGAACACCTCGTGCTGAATGAACTGCACGCGCACCGTCAATCACGGGATATCTACTACTGGCGCACCAAGCAAGGCCACGAGGTGGACTTCGTACTTGGGGGTCGTGGGGATCGGCCACCGGTTGCCATCGAATGCAAATGGTCCGCCGCCGATTTCGACGCTCGCAATCTGGCCACTTTCCGGAAGCTGCACCCGGGTGGCCTCAACTATGTGGTTGTGCCCGAGCCAGTCACGGTCGACACGCGCGTGCATGGTGAACTCGAGGTGCGCTACGTGACGCTGAAGGATCTGGCGAACATCGCTCGGGTCCCCGATCAGGGGCGTGTCGTGAGCGAGACCTGGCTCTCGTGGGCGAGGTGA
- a CDS encoding type II toxin-antitoxin system VapC family toxin, producing the protein MIVLDASAVIELLLRSPLGDRVVDRIFERPTALHAPHLVDVEVGQVLRRFEARNELSTVRAASALSLLDVLPMRRHPHAPLMARIWSLRANLTAYDATYVALAEALGAVLITCDARLGRAPGVRVTVEVLT; encoded by the coding sequence GTGATCGTTCTCGACGCCTCGGCAGTAATTGAACTGCTGCTCCGCTCGCCCCTGGGTGATCGCGTGGTGGATCGGATCTTCGAGCGGCCGACGGCGCTGCACGCACCCCACCTCGTGGACGTGGAAGTCGGCCAGGTGCTCCGGCGCTTCGAGGCACGGAACGAGTTGTCCACCGTGCGCGCCGCGTCGGCGCTGAGTCTACTGGACGTGCTGCCGATGCGCCGGCATCCTCATGCGCCGCTCATGGCACGCATTTGGTCCCTGCGCGCGAACCTCACCGCGTATGACGCGACCTACGTCGCCCTGGCGGAGGCACTGGGAGCCGTTCTGATCACGTGCGACGCGCGGCTCGGTCGCGCCCCGGGAGTGCGCGTGACGGTCGAGGTGTTGACGTAG